Proteins encoded in a region of the Bacillota bacterium genome:
- a CDS encoding DUF6788 family protein, whose protein sequence is MSALEDLSEIERLTHHRDHLKAEIAKIGDMRPGSLIPRFRKCGKPTCHCAREGSTGHGPSWSLTREVKGKTVTKIIPSDAAVETTKQQLSEFKRFRKLSRELIEVSDKLCDTKLAEAKAEAGATAKKGASKTRSKLRSPGNSTPS, encoded by the coding sequence GTGAGCGCCCTGGAAGACCTATCTGAAATCGAAAGACTGACCCATCACAGAGACCATCTTAAAGCCGAAATCGCCAAGATTGGCGACATGCGTCCCGGTTCACTTATTCCCCGCTTTCGCAAGTGCGGGAAACCGACCTGCCACTGTGCAAGGGAGGGATCGACAGGACATGGGCCAAGCTGGTCGTTGACCAGGGAAGTAAAGGGTAAGACAGTCACTAAGATCATTCCCTCAGATGCTGCCGTGGAGACCACAAAACAACAGTTATCGGAGTTTAAGCGATTTCGTAAGTTGAGCCGTGAACTCATAGAAGTCAGCGATAAACTATGTGATACCAAACTTGCGGAAGCCAAGGCCGAAGCGGGGGCAACGGCCAAAAAGGGGGCATCGAAAACGAGATCGAAGCTGAGGTCACCAGGGAACTCAACACCCTCTTGA